The following is a genomic window from Terriglobales bacterium.
CGAAGGCTTGGTGCCGAGCAGGCCGATGGTGTTGGTGGTGTAGGGGCTGGAATCGGGGACGGCGCCCTTGCCGAGCAGGGCCTTCACGATGGGCGCGGCGAGCGTCTCAGCGGCCTGCTCGAGCTCGGCAGCGGCGCCGATGGCACCGCGTCCGCAGAGGATGGCGACCTTCTTGCCCTGGTTGAGGATGTCGGCGGCGCGCATGAGGTCGCGCTCGTTCGGCAGCCGCGCGCTGTAGGACATCACGTCGGAGGTGTGGTGCGGAATGTTGCGCTTGGAGCGGCCCTTCGACGCTTCCTTCTCCTGGAGATCCACGGGGAAGGTGAGGTGCGCGACGCAGCGATAGGAGAGCGCGGTGCGGCAAGCGAGGTCGACGAGGTTCTCGACGTGCGTCGGCCCCATCACGCGCTCGTTGAACTGCGCGACGTCGGCGAAACACTTGTCGAGCGAGACGTCCTGCTGCGTGTGGGTGCCGACCAGGTCGTGGAAGGCCATGCCGGTGATGGCGAGGACGGGCTGGCCGTCGAGCTTGGCGTCGTAGAGCCCGTTGAGCAGATGGAGGCCGCCGGGGCCGGAGGTCGCGACGCACACCCCGAGCTTGCCGGTGTACTTGGCGTAGGCGCAGGCCATGAACGCGGCCGACTCTTCGTGGCGCACGTGGATGAAGCGCACCTGCTGCTGGTGCGTGCGCAGCGATTCCATGATGCCGTTGATGCCGTCGCCGGGGAGGCCGAAAACGGTGTCCACTCCCCAGTCGATCAGGGTCTCGATCAGAACGTCAGCCGCTGTTTTTGCCATGGCAGGGTCTCCTGCTGAATAGGATGCTCGGCCGTGCGCGGCTGTTGGGCTGTTGAAATCTGCAACAGCGTTCCAAACGGGGTGGAGACGCCGGCGCGGGATAACGTTGGGTGCGGGGTGGCGCATTGCGGTCGACTTGTTATAATTCCGAGTTTCCCAAGCGCCGCCGGAAACCACTGCACAACTTAGAGACGTGGTATTGAGCCTCGTCGAGCCGTAAACAGGGACGGAAGAAGCTCGCTTGTCGCAGATATTTCATCGCAGCACGAACACGCTCTCGCGCCTGACGATCTACGGCTTTCTCTTCCTCGTCGGCGCGCTCACGTGGACGGCCGCCGAAGTGCAGCGCTCGAGCTACGTCACCACGCAGGGCGAAGCCAAGGTGCAGACGCCGCCCTTCTCGCACCAGCACCACGTCGGCGGGCTCGGCATCGACTGCCGCTACTGCCACACGTCGGTCGA
Proteins encoded in this region:
- a CDS encoding cytochrome c3 family protein yields the protein MSQIFHRSTNTLSRLTIYGFLFLVGALTWTAAEVQRSSYVTTQGEAKVQTPPFSHQHHVGGLGIDCRYCHTSV